The Canis aureus isolate CA01 chromosome 24, VMU_Caureus_v.1.0, whole genome shotgun sequence genome includes a window with the following:
- the HMGB2 gene encoding high mobility group protein B2: protein MGKGDPNKPRGKMSSYAFFVQTCREEHKKKHPDSSVNFAEFSKKCSERWKTMSAKEKSKFEDMAKSDKARYDREMKNYVPPKGDKKGKKKDPNAPKRPPSAFFLFCSEHRPKIKSEHPGLSIGDTAKKLGEMWSEQSAKDKQPYEQKAAKLKEKYEKDIAAYRAKGKSEAGKKGPGRPTGSKKKNEPEDEEEEEEEEEDEDDEEEEEDEE, encoded by the exons ATGGGTAAAGGAGACCCCAACAAGCCGCGGGGCAAGATGTCCTCGTACGCCTTCTTCGTGCAGACCTGCCGGGAAGAGCACAAGAAGAAGCACCCGGACTCTTCGGTCAATTTCGCTGAATTCTCCAAGAAATGTTCGGAGAGATGGAAG ACCATGTCTGCAAAGGAAAAGTCGAAATTTGAAGATATGGCAAAAAGTGACAAAGCTCGCTATGACAGGGAGATGAAAAATTATGTTCCTCCCAAAGGtgacaagaaaggaaagaagaaagatccCAATGCTCCTAAAAGGCCTCC GTCTGCTTTCTTCCTGTTTTGCTCTGAACATCGCCCAAAGATCAAAAGTGAACACCCTGGTTTATCCATCGGGGACACTGCAAAAAAGCTGGGTGAAATGTGGTCTGAACAGTCAGCCAAAGATAAACAACCATATGAACAGAAAGCAGCTAAGCTAAAGGAGAAATATGAAAAG GATATTGCTGCATATCGCGCCAAGGGCAAAAGTGAAGCGGGAAAGAAGGGCCCTGGCAGGCCAACGGGTTCAAAGAAGAAGAATGAAccagaggatgaggaggaagaggaagaggaggaagaagatgaagatgatgaggaagaggaggaagatgaggaatAA